Proteins from a genomic interval of Callospermophilus lateralis isolate mCalLat2 chromosome 1, mCalLat2.hap1, whole genome shotgun sequence:
- the LOC143398846 gene encoding LOW QUALITY PROTEIN: disintegrin and metalloproteinase domain-containing protein 1a-like (The sequence of the model RefSeq protein was modified relative to this genomic sequence to represent the inferred CDS: substituted 1 base at 1 genomic stop codon) codes for MSVAASLRNSASILSSLQKNQVAFTEAKINFLTWIPQKWNLRLGPVPGHSCIRLGILMLLVIFLPSMYCYLGSVPYSFYEIVIPKSLTVEGHEDPLGKASYMLFMQGQKQVIRLKVKRDYSVSNFPIYSYHNGILGQETPSISQDCHYEGYIEGVPGSFVSVNTCLGLRGILIKEDTSYGIKPMLSSKQFEHVLYTMAHQARVSCGVTSQDRPVSISQQQGSRNPLQLQALSYLWSRTKYVEMFVVVNNQRFQMWGSNINETVQRVVDIIALANVFTRGINTEVVLVGMEIWTEGDLIEVPVDLQVTLRNFNSWRQEKLSHRVRHDVAHMIVGHHPGENMGQAFLNGACSGSFAAAVESFHHEDILLFAALMVHELGHNLGIRHDHAACICKDKHFCLMHENITRESGFSNCSSDDFYHFLHEHKGACLFNKPRHGSRKRETASCGNGVIEEAEQCDCGDKCDTHPCCDTLCKLKEGAQCSNGLCCHRCLLKGKGTLCRRSRDECDLPEYCDGQSEKCPVDSYKQDGSLCDRIYYCTRGQCRNPDNQCLSIYGHPARSAPEECYISMNRHPSRFANCGHRTSTTSAYVRCTDENIFCGKIICTGVATMPRIRPKHTLIQVAHGNDWCWAMDAYNLTDILDDGDVYHGTYCAPNKVCSAHSCIDQAVLHYDCEPEKRCYGKGVCNNFRHCHCEDGFAPPDCRRPGTGGSIDSGPPGKPKYLKQRKDNYKETRNTEDDEARLKMLMIAIPVGLVTLLCTLMLLAYLWSEIQSMLSPDSESSIAPAKAAPAPKGAPPPKGAPPPKGAPPPPAPPPPPAPPPPPAPGEAPPPAPEEAPPPAPEEVPPEXAPPPVAPEKPAPKVEAGEGHEKEKAEKKKRQKFSGG; via the coding sequence ATGTCAGTGGCGGCATCACTGAGAAACTCTGCCTCCATCTTATCATCTCTACAGAAAAATCAAGTGGCCTTCACAGAAGCGAAGATAAATTTTCTGACTTGGATTCCCCAGAAGTGGAACTTGAGGCTGGGTCCAGTGCCAGGACATTCATGTATCAGGTTAGGGATCTTGATGCTGTTGGTCATTTTTTTGCCAAGCATGTACTGTTACCTGGGATCAGTACCTTATTCTTTCTATGAAATAGTCATCCCCAAGAGTCTGACAGTGGAGGGGCATGAAGACCCACTGGGAAAGGCATCGTACATGCTGTTTATGCAGGGCCAAAAGCAAGTGATTCGCCTCAAAGTGAAAAGAGACTATTCTGTAAGTAACTTCCCCATCTACAGTTACCACAATGGCATCCTGGGGCAAGAAACGCCTTCCATCTCACAGGACTGCCACTATGAGGGCTACATAGAAGGAGTGCCAGGGTCTTTTGTTTCTGTCAACACCTGTTTGGGCCTCAGGGGCATCCTGATTAAGGAGGACACATCCTACGGCATCAAGCCCATGCTCTCTTCCAAACAGTTTGAGCATGTGTTATACACCATGGCACATCAAGCTCGAGTCTCCTGTGGTGTCACTTCCCAAGACAGACCAGTGTCCATCAGCCAGCAACAAGGGAGCAGGAATCCTCTTCAACTACAGGCACTGTCCTACCTGTGGTCACGCACCAAGTACGTGGAGATGTTTGTCGTTGTCAACAACCAGCGGTTCCAGATGTGGGGCAGTAACATCAATGAGACAGTCCAGAGAGTAGTGGACAtcattgctctggccaatgtcttCACCAGGGGAATAAACACAGAGGTGGTGCTGGTTGGAATGGAGATCTGGACCGAGGGGGACCTCATAGAGGTCCCAGTGGACCTGCAAGTTACACTCAGGAATTTCAACAGCTGGAGACAAGAGAAGCTCTCGCACCGTGTGAGGCACGATGTTGCCCACATGATCGTTGGGCATCATCCTGGAGAGAACATGGGCCAGGCATTTCTCAATGGTGCCTGTTCAGGTAGTTTTGCAGCGGCTGTTGAATCCTTCCATCACGAAGACATCCTCCTGTTTGCAGCGCTCATGGTCCACGAGCTCGGGCACAACCTGGGTATTCGGCACGACCATGCGGCCTGCATTTGTAAAGATAAGCACTTTTGCCTCATGCATGAAAACATCACCAGAGAAAGTGGCTTCAGCAACTGTAGCTCTGACGACTTCTACCATTTCCTTCATGAACACAAAGGGGCCTGCCTCTTTAACAAGCCACGGCACGGAAGCCGCAAGAGGGAGACTGCTAGTTGTGGTAATGGTGTGATCGAAGAGGCGGAGCAGTGTGACTGTGGTGACAAATGTGATACTCACCCATGCTGTGACACACTTTGTAAACTGAAGGAGGGGGCTCAGTGTAGTAATGGACTCTGCTGCCATAGATGTCTTCTCAAAGGGAAGGGCACTTTATGTCGTCGTTCTCGAGATGAGTGTGACCTCCCTGAATATTGTGATGGTCAATCTGAAAAATGTCCTGTGGACAGCTACAAACAAGATGGCTCATTGTGTGACAGAATTTACTATTGTACCAGGGGGCAGTGTAGAAACCCTGATAATCAGTGCCTGAGTATATATGGTCACCCTGCACGATCTGCCCCAGAAGAatgttatatttcaatgaacaggcACCCAAGTCGGTTTGCAAACTGTGGCCATCGTACTTCAACGACCTCAGCATACGTTAGGtgtacagatgaaaatatattttgtggaaaaattATATGTACAGGTGTTGCAACCATGCCAAGAATCCGACCCAAACATACACTGATCCAGGTTGCTCATGGTAATGACTGGTGCTGGGCCATGGATGCCTATAACCTTACTGACATCCTTGATGATGGTGATGTGTACCATGGCACTTACTGTGCTCCAAACAAAGTTTGCAGTGCTCACTCCTGTATTGATCAAGCTGTGCTCCATTATGACTGTGAACCAGAGAAACGATGTTATGGAAAAGGAGTGTGTAACAATTTCAGGCACTGTCATTGTGAAGATGGCTTCGCACCTCCTGACTGTCGGCGTCCAGGGACTGGGGGTAGTATAGACAGTGGCCCTCCTGGTAAGCCAAAGTACCTAAAACAAcgcaaagataattataaagaaaCCCGTAACACTGAGGATGATGAAGCACGCCTTAAAATGTTGATGATTGCTATCCCTGTAGGTCTGGTCACATTATTGTGTACTCTAATGCTACTTGCTTACCTCTGGTCTGAAATACAGTCAATGCTGTCACCTGATTCAGAGTCATCTATAGCCCCAGCAAAGGCGGCCCCAGCACCCAAAGGGGCCCCACCGCCCAAAGGGGCCCCACCGCCCaaaggggcccctcctccacctgCCCCCCCTCCTCCACCTGCCCCCCCTCCTCCACCTGCCCCGGGGGAGGCCCCACCACCTGCCCCGGAGGAGGCCCCACCACCTGCACCAGAGGAGGTACCACCAGAGTAGGCCCCACCACCAGTAGCCCCAGAAAAGCCTGCACCAAAAGTAGAAGCAGGTGAAGGACATgaaaaagaaaaggcagaaaaaaaaaaaagacagaaatttaGTGGAGGATGA